In Silvanigrella paludirubra, one DNA window encodes the following:
- a CDS encoding pyridoxal phosphate-dependent aminotransferase, whose protein sequence is MSSPLLSLDRNEYFFSHHPQVNNVFSSFSEWDLSKYASYQDQQSLRQLLCEKLQVDNKQQITMGHGAEDILVKSLSWLRNSYHSLILEDFSWTNYLHIAEGLNYQIHKFQSNYCNDSYYLNYEILKNQLKKFPKSLVLLTSPNNPTGHSVDLVNLIPLIEEFSEHMFLLDMVYAPLFSNTFSDLYKYKNVIMIGSFSKFFGMPGLRMGFAIGNLPSAFHLNLGMQKNSIKACKYALENISWYQKNRDEMLSYAYQVSQIKRKNIQVFRSDAPFFLAKLLNLNNLDAIFRLAEEHSGVKPKYISKQDIPYIRFGLGPSSICSKIDTYLSFFD, encoded by the coding sequence TTGTCATCACCGCTTCTTAGTTTGGACAGGAATGAATATTTTTTTTCTCATCATCCCCAAGTAAACAATGTATTTTCCTCATTTTCTGAATGGGATCTATCAAAATATGCCTCTTATCAAGATCAACAAAGTTTAAGACAGTTGTTATGTGAAAAGCTTCAGGTTGACAATAAACAACAAATTACCATGGGGCATGGCGCAGAAGATATTTTAGTGAAATCTTTGTCTTGGCTAAGAAATAGTTATCATTCTCTTATTTTAGAAGACTTTTCTTGGACAAACTACTTGCATATAGCAGAAGGACTCAATTACCAAATTCATAAGTTTCAAAGCAATTATTGTAATGATAGTTATTATTTAAACTATGAAATTTTAAAAAATCAATTAAAAAAATTTCCGAAATCTCTTGTTTTATTAACTTCACCAAATAATCCTACAGGTCATTCTGTTGATTTAGTTAATTTAATTCCATTGATTGAAGAGTTCTCTGAACATATGTTTTTATTAGATATGGTCTACGCCCCTTTATTTTCAAATACTTTTTCTGATTTATATAAATATAAAAATGTAATTATGATTGGAAGCTTTTCTAAATTTTTTGGTATGCCAGGCTTGCGGATGGGTTTTGCTATAGGTAATTTGCCAAGTGCTTTTCATTTAAATTTAGGTATGCAAAAAAATAGCATTAAGGCGTGCAAATATGCTTTAGAAAATATTTCTTGGTATCAAAAAAATAGAGATGAAATGCTTTCATACGCTTATCAAGTCTCTCAAATAAAACGAAAAAATATTCAAGTATTTCGATCAGACGCCCCCTTTTTTTTGGCTAAGTTATTGAATTTAAATAATTTAGATGCTATATTTCGCCTTGCCGAGGAACATTCTGGCGTCAAACCAAAATATATTTCGAAACAAGATATTCCATATATTCGTTTTGGCTTAGGCCCAAGTTCTATTTGCTCTAAAATTGATACTTATTTATCATTTTTTGACTGA
- a CDS encoding anaerobic C4-dicarboxylate transporter has protein sequence MIILQFLVILGCLLLGTRYGGIGLGVISGIGLFILSFIFGLPPGNPPVGVILTIMSVIACASILQTAKGLNVMMYYAEKLLRKKPNYITILAPITTWTLTVLCGTGHVVYTMFPIIYDIAIKKNIRPERPMAVASIASQLGVCASPMSVAVVSLVSILAHAHGIGNAISLIDVLKVAMPASFAGMILAALWSLRRGKNLKDDKEFQEKIKDPNQRNYIYGDMENSLQNKKLTKESYRSLFIFFATIAVVIVFGSFESLRPHYIDNGKTVSLSMNLIIQIFMLLSGACILIFCKVTPREVPESAIFKAGMTAIISVFGVAWMADTFFQFHFEFIKSSLEHIVTSKPWTYAIILALVSSLVNSQAAAIAAIAPMGLALGLDPKIIVAFLPAAYCYFLLPIYPSDLACIGFDRSGTTHIGKFIINHSFIIPGLIAITTSCFVGYLLVQIAF, from the coding sequence ATGATTATATTACAATTTTTAGTAATTTTAGGTTGTCTTTTACTTGGCACACGATACGGAGGCATAGGCCTTGGGGTTATCAGTGGTATAGGATTATTTATATTGTCTTTTATTTTTGGATTGCCACCAGGAAATCCACCTGTAGGCGTAATTCTTACTATTATGTCCGTTATCGCATGCGCATCCATTCTTCAAACCGCTAAAGGTTTAAATGTTATGATGTATTACGCAGAAAAATTGTTACGTAAAAAACCAAATTACATAACTATTTTAGCACCCATTACAACTTGGACGTTAACCGTTTTGTGCGGAACTGGACATGTCGTTTATACCATGTTTCCCATTATTTATGATATAGCAATTAAAAAAAATATCCGACCAGAACGTCCTATGGCTGTTGCATCAATCGCATCTCAATTAGGGGTATGTGCCTCTCCTATGTCCGTTGCAGTTGTTTCCTTAGTATCTATTCTTGCTCATGCACATGGAATTGGAAATGCAATTAGCTTGATAGATGTATTAAAAGTTGCAATGCCAGCTTCTTTCGCTGGTATGATTTTAGCAGCACTTTGGAGTCTACGTCGTGGCAAAAATTTAAAAGATGATAAAGAGTTTCAAGAAAAAATAAAAGATCCAAATCAACGTAACTACATTTATGGTGACATGGAAAATTCATTGCAAAATAAAAAATTAACAAAAGAATCTTATCGTTCCTTATTTATCTTTTTTGCAACCATTGCTGTTGTTATTGTATTTGGATCATTTGAAAGTCTTAGACCACATTATATTGATAATGGAAAAACTGTTTCTTTATCAATGAATCTCATCATCCAAATTTTTATGCTTTTATCTGGTGCATGTATATTGATATTTTGTAAAGTAACTCCAAGAGAAGTTCCAGAAAGTGCTATTTTTAAAGCTGGAATGACAGCAATTATAAGTGTCTTTGGTGTCGCTTGGATGGCAGATACTTTTTTTCAATTTCACTTTGAATTTATAAAATCTTCCTTAGAACATATCGTAACATCTAAACCATGGACTTATGCAATTATTCTCGCCCTTGTTTCTTCTTTAGTAAACAGCCAAGCGGCTGCCATTGCTGCCATTGCTCCTATGGGTCTTGCATTAGGTCTTGATCCAAAAATAATTGTTGCTTTTCTACCTGCTGCTTATTGTTACTTTTTACTTCCTATTTATCCAAGCGATTTAGCATGTATTGGCTTTGATCGATCAGGAACGACACATATTGGAAAATTTATAATAAATCATAGTTTTATCATTCCAGGACTTATCGCTATAACCACAAGTTGTTTTGTTGGCTATCTGTTAGTACAAATTGCATTTTAA